A segment of the Syntrophales bacterium genome:
TCGGGTACTTATCTCACATAACCGGCTATTCCATCATACTTATAGCCCCTTCTGGAGCATCCTTCTCCTTTTGGATCGGTTGTATAAAAGTAAACTCCGGAAGAGAGATTGAACCAGCGATACAGCTCCTTTGTTCTTGAAAGCTTGGTCGTTGCGATGTTCCCTATCGATTCTTCCAAAACGTATCCTGTTAGGGATTTCCCCTTCCCTTCTCTATCGACAGAATAAAAGTGGCTTTTCTTCGATGAGTTGTGCCATCTGAAGAACTCTGTTGTTCCCGGTGCATCCTTACTGAAAAGTCTGAAGGCAATCCCCTGTTTTTTATATCCCTTCAGGACATCGAGACCTTCAATCTGAGGATCTGCCGTAAACAGACAATCGGACTCCCTTACATAACGATAAATATCTATGATTTCCGAAGCTTTATGCTCAGAAACCTGAAGTGTTACTTCAACAACTTCCGTCCCCCCGTTAGAGCTGAACAGTATATTCTCGCTATAATATCCCGGCTTCAATCCCCGGGAGTTGATCATAACATTGACATAATCTGTTTCACTGGTTGTCGTACCTATATCAGGAAAGATTTCTATCCAGTCATAATTCCCCTTAATAATATTGCTGCTGTAAACCCTCACACCTTCAATTACCACACGTCCTTCTTCACTTACAAGTTTCAGGACATGCGGTCCATCTTCAAGGCCTTCCACCACCAAAAATTCTGTTCTTTCATTTTTCTCGGAATAACAATCAATCTCTTTCATCAATTCATCGTCAACATACGTTGTCAGATATCCTCCTTCAAAATCTTTCCAGATAAACAGAGCAATACCTGTTCCTGAAAATTTATATTTTAATATATCTTCTTCACCATAACTGTAAGGATATCCTCTATCTTCAGACCACACGCCGGAAATATCAACTGAATCCTTCAAATGTCCCGGAACCGCATATTTTTCACTATCACGAACATTCGGATTTAAAAGTGAAACATATCGTCCCTTTTTCAGGGGCACACCGGCAAAAGTTCTACGGTTTCCCTGTAGTCTCGCCTTCCATTTCAGGACATCTCTGCCTTCGTTCGTTAGTTCGACCCTCTTGACCAGATGTTTGCCGGACGCGACAACACCTGAATCTATCCCTAGCGGTCCCACTTTTATGGATGGAACCGATTTTACCTGTGTAACCTCAAATCTCAGGAAAATGCGTCTTACTCCACCATCAGAAGACAACGTTATCATCTCTCTATATGTTCCGATTGGGAGATTCTTTACATAGGTCACGAAATTGCCTTCAGATTCGAGTCTCAACTGAACGGGATATAGAGAAGACGCATCTTCTTCAGGTTCCTCCCAGTCCTCTTTACCCTCTTTTTTTAAAGAACTCAGATAAGCCCTGATATGGCCGGAAGTATTACGCACAATACCGGACAGACCCTCTTCACCGCTCAGAGACCATTCGGAAAGTCCCTCAATGTACCAACCGAGAAATCCCGAACCAAAATTTTTCAAAGAAAAAGTGCCCTTAGAACTTTCTCCAGGACCGATTGCACCAAGGTCTATCTCTCTGGGAGAAACGGCCAGCACCGGGCGGGAGATACCTTCTTCAACCTCTACCAGTGCAATATCACTTACTATATCTCCCCTGATCTTTTTGATTTCTGTCTTACCTGTCTTTCTCGCAACAAAAACAGGCTTACCATACAAAAACTTCCCGACAGAAGGGTCGGAAATCACCCATCGGCCATCTAAAGACTCCGACAAATCCGTCTTGCTTCCATCAGACCAGACTCCTGCTGCCCTGAATTTCCTACTCTGCCCTGCTCTCACCTTGATAGAAACTGGAGTGATGGTTATATATTGAAGGGAAACCACTTTCATGGAAATCTCAATTTCCTGTCTTTCCGCATCAGATATCACAAAAATTTTTCCTTTATACTCCCCATCTGTAAGACCAAGTGTATATGCCGTGATGGTAATGGTATCGGCAGCGTTTCTTCTGGTTAACCCGTCCTGCAGCTCTCTCCTCTCTGCCATCCAGGCCGTATAAGAAAGCTGTCCAACTTTCGGTGGGAAGTAATCTATCTTCCCGTCACCATTCATATCAACGGGCTTAGGCATATTTTTCATCGATGTCTTCCGCCACAGGTCATAAGCTTCCCGAGAAAGATCGCTGTTTACTACTAACCACGAAGTACTGCTTCTGATCTCCCACTTAAGATCTCCTCTGCCGATATTCTTGACCGTTACGGTAAACTCTTTACTCCTGTCCTTTTCGATATTTCCAAGAGCTACCTTAAGGGGCAGGACTTTTAATACGGGCCGGGTTGCGGGCTCTATATGAACCCTGAGGCTGCTGCTTCTAATTCTGCTCAAACTTGCAAAGACAAGAGTGCTCCCCACTGCCCCTCCGACAAGTACCCCCTTATCAGCAAACCGCCCTACCCTATCATTTACTGATATCCACTCCGCTTCATCAGTGATATCCCTTTCCGTACCGTCTGAATACTGACCAATCACCCTGAAAGAACACTTTGAACCTACTTCGAGAAGCGTTGTTCCCCCTTCAAGTCTTATCTCATTCAATATTATGCCCGTTGTCGTTTCACTTCCTTCAACAATCCTGACCGAAACACTGACAACCAACAAAATCAGAAAGAAAATGCAAACACGTCTAAACATTACTACCCCTTTATTGCTGCAGCCCCATATCTCGGTTTTAAACTTCAACTCGGAACTCGAATTTCTAACCCAAAAACGTAAAGAACGCAAAGATTTTTATTGACACTCGCCAATTATCCGATATATCTTCCCTGCGAAATGGAAAGCGATATTAAATACTGGATTGCCTTAAAGCTCATTGATGGCGTTGGAAATGTGGGATTTAAAAACTTAATTGAGGTCTTCGGTTCTCCCGAAAACGCACTCAATGCGCCGACTGACGCTCTCAAGGCTATTTCAGGCATCACCAGAAAGACAGCTCTCAACATCAAGGGCTTTAATGACTGGCAGAAAGTAGACAAAGAGCTCGAACTGGCTGACAAAACAAAAGTTTCGATAATAACGGCCGACAATTCTTTATATCCCAAAAGTCTTCTTAATATATATGATTTTCCACCATTTCTCTATGTTAAAGGAACGCTGAGAGAAGATGACATAAATGTTGCTGTTATCGGTTCCAGAATGGCCACCACCTACGGTAAATTTTCCACGCAGCGACTCTGTCAAGAACTTGCCCTGCGCGGAATTACCATTGTCAGCGGGATGGCCAGGGGAATAGATTCAGCAGCACACACAGGGGCACTCACCGGAAAGGGGAGAACAATAGCTGTTTTAGGGTGCGGTATTGATATAGTTTACCCACTGGAAAATAAAAAGCTCCTTGAAAAAATCTGCGAGAACGGGGCTGTTATTACTGAATTCCCTTTCTCCACTCCACCCAGCGGGGCAAATTTTCCGGCAAGAAACAGAATCATAAGCGGTATGTCTCTCGGTGTCGTTGTCATAGAGGCTGGCGACAAGAGCGGTTCCCTGATAACCGCCAGGCTCGCATTAGAGCAGGGAAGAGAGGTATTTGCGGTGCCGGGAAGCATTGATTCACCCGGTTCCAGGGGAACTCATAAACTGATAAGAGAGGGCGCAAAACTCATCGAGAGCGTTCACGATATTCTGGAAGAGATAACACCGCAGATTGAAGGCTCAAAGTTAAAAGACAAAGTCAAAGGGAACAGGGAAAGTCCAGGCATTATCAAACCGAAAAACATGAAAAATTTGAATGATACACAGCGCACCGTGTTAAAATCTATCTCCGGAAAACCTGTAAATGTAGACACGATAATCGCCGGAACGGGATTTAAAGCCGGTGACATTTTAAATGTCCTCTTAGCTCTGGAGCTCGAAGGATACATTGAACAAATGCCCGGAAAAATATTTAAACTGAAAGGATAGCTATGCCGGATAAGCTTATAATTGTTGAATCACCAACCAAGGTCAAGACGATCAAGAAATATCTCGGGTCCGATTTCGACGTTCGGGCTTCTGTGGGACACGTAAAAGACCTCCCTCCCAAAACACTGGGCATAGATATCGAAAATGATTTTGAAATAACTTACAATGTCATAGAAAAGAAAAAAAAAGTAGTCTCCGAATTGAAAAAAGCAGCAAAGAACGCAAGCGACATATTTCTTGCCCCAGATCCTGACAGAGAAGGAGAGGCCATAGCCTGGCATATAGCCGAGGAGATAGATACTAAGAATAAAAATATCTATCGTGTTCTCTTTAACGACCTGACCAAAAACACTGTACTCAAAGCAATCAAGAATCCCCTGAAACTCGATTACGACAAATATGAAGCACAGAAGACACGGCGTGTACTGGACAGGCTTGTCGGATACCAGATCAGCCCGATATTATGGGAAAAGGTAAAATGGGGGCTTTCCGCAGGGCGCGTTCAATCAGTAGCGGTAAGGATGATATGTGACAGGGAAGAAGAGATACTAAAGTTTGTGCCGGAAGAGTACTGGAATATTACCGCACTGTTAGAGGGTTCAAATCTACCCCAGTTCGAAGCACGCCTTATAAAGGTCAGCGCAAAAAAGGCAAAAGTAGAAAATGAAGCACAGGCAAATGCAATACTGAAAGATCTTGAATCAGCTCCCTTTGTCGTAAGCAAAATAGAAAAGAAGGAAACCAAAAGACAATCCCCTCCCCCATTTACAACAAGCAAACTTCAGCAGGAAGCATCAAGGAGGCTCAATTTTACGGCAAAGAAGACGATGAGTGTCGCCCAGAGATTATACGAGGGCATAGAACTCGGGAAAGAGGGGCCCGTAGGTCTTATTACATACATGAGGACCGACTCTTTTCGCATATCGGCGGAAGCTATCGCCGAGGCGAGAGCTTATATAGATGAGAATTACGGTAAAGACTTTCTTCCAGCAAAGCCGAGAATCTTTAAGTCTCCACGGAAGTCCCAAGATGCCCACGAGGCGATAAGGCCCGCATCGATGCTCCACAAACCGAAGGATATTAAACAGTATTTAAGCAATGACCAGTTTCGTCTCTATCAGCTCATCTGGAACCGTTTTGTGGCGAGTCAAATGAATCCTGCGATTTTTGACCAGACAACCATTG
Coding sequences within it:
- the topA gene encoding type I DNA topoisomerase, whose translation is MPDKLIIVESPTKVKTIKKYLGSDFDVRASVGHVKDLPPKTLGIDIENDFEITYNVIEKKKKVVSELKKAAKNASDIFLAPDPDREGEAIAWHIAEEIDTKNKNIYRVLFNDLTKNTVLKAIKNPLKLDYDKYEAQKTRRVLDRLVGYQISPILWEKVKWGLSAGRVQSVAVRMICDREEEILKFVPEEYWNITALLEGSNLPQFEARLIKVSAKKAKVENEAQANAILKDLESAPFVVSKIEKKETKRQSPPPFTTSKLQQEASRRLNFTAKKTMSVAQRLYEGIELGKEGPVGLITYMRTDSFRISAEAIAEARAYIDENYGKDFLPAKPRIFKSPRKSQDAHEAIRPASMLHKPKDIKQYLSNDQFRLYQLIWNRFVASQMNPAIFDQTTIDISAGNYLFRAQGAVMKFAGFTVVYTETKDDADDENGSGKILPEVREDELLSLLSLTPEQKFTQPPPRFSEATLVRELEENGIGRPSTYAAILSTIQERDYVRLENRRFHPTELGVLVTELLVKNFPKILDIDFTASLENQLDMIEEGKLTRIETLRDFYTPFEKDLKKAKTEMRNVKKEETPTDIICDKCEGPMVIKWGRFGRFLKCTSCDNTTNFTKDEKGKINQTEAQATDTVCSECGKKMIIKEGRFGRFLGCPGYPECKNTMPISVGVMCPEEGCTGYLSEKRSKKGKIFFSCSNYPDCTYALWDKPIPEKCPQCGAQFIVEKYSRGKGYFKTCLDKDCGYNEKK
- the dprA gene encoding DNA-processing protein DprA, which produces MESDIKYWIALKLIDGVGNVGFKNLIEVFGSPENALNAPTDALKAISGITRKTALNIKGFNDWQKVDKELELADKTKVSIITADNSLYPKSLLNIYDFPPFLYVKGTLREDDINVAVIGSRMATTYGKFSTQRLCQELALRGITIVSGMARGIDSAAHTGALTGKGRTIAVLGCGIDIVYPLENKKLLEKICENGAVITEFPFSTPPSGANFPARNRIISGMSLGVVVIEAGDKSGSLITARLALEQGREVFAVPGSIDSPGSRGTHKLIREGAKLIESVHDILEEITPQIEGSKLKDKVKGNRESPGIIKPKNMKNLNDTQRTVLKSISGKPVNVDTIIAGTGFKAGDILNVLLALELEGYIEQMPGKIFKLKG